One Malaclemys terrapin pileata isolate rMalTer1 chromosome 21, rMalTer1.hap1, whole genome shotgun sequence DNA window includes the following coding sequences:
- the ETHE1 gene encoding persulfide dioxygenase ETHE1, mitochondrial, which translates to MTLRPYCTCRGQGEGLLFRQLFEPVSCTYTYLLADLKTKEAVLIDPVLETAKRDAELVRELGLNLLYAANTHCHADHITGTGLLKKMLPGCRSVISRDSGALADILIREGHALEFGAFALEARSTPGHTDGCLTYVLSDRTMAFTGDALLIRGCGRTDFQQGSPETLYRSVHEKIFTLPGECLIYPAHDYTGQTVSTVEEERTLNPRLTLSCEAFVQLMNNLNLPQPKKIDIAVPANLKCGIQDVET; encoded by the exons ATGACCCTGAGACCGTACTGCACCTGCCGTGGCCAGGGCGAGGGGCTGCTCTTCCGGCAG CTCTTTGAGCCCGTGAGCTGCACCTACACCTACCTGCTCGCGGACCTGAAGACCAAGGAGGCGGTTCTGATCGACCCGGTTCTGGAGACGGCCAAGCGGGACGCGGAGCTGGTGAGGGAGCTGGGCCTCAACTTACTGTATGCAG CCAACACCCACTGCCACGCCGACCACATCACAGGCACCGGGCTGCTGAAGAAGATGCTGCCCGGCTGCCGCAGCGTGATCTCCCGGGACAGCGGGGCCTTGGCCGACATCCTCATCCGCGAGGGCCACGCCCTGGAATTCGGGGCCTTC GCCCTGGAAGCCCGCTCCACCCCCGGACACACGGACGGCTGCCTGACCTACGTGCTCAGTGACAGGACCATGGCCTTCACCGGGGACGCCCTGCTGATCCGGGGCTGTGGCCGCACCGACTTCCAGCAGG GCTCCCCGGAGACCCTGTACCGCTCCGTGCACGAGAAAATCTTCACGCTCCCCGGAGAGTGTCTGATCTACCCCGCCCACGACTACACGG gccagacGGTGTCCACGGTGGAGGAAGAGAGGACCCTGAACCCCCGACTGACCCTGAGCTGTGAGGCCTTTGTCCAGCTGATGAACAACTTGAACCTGCCTCAGCCCAAGAAAATTG ATATCGCTGTCCCGGCAAACCTGAAGTGCGGGATCCAGGATGTGGAGACTTAG
- the LOC128827288 gene encoding persulfide dioxygenase ETHE1, mitochondrial-like isoform X1, which translates to MEYLLLPSGDLVPTWSLNFLSSREAGKENWGRQQKRERNQPIGRRWELFEPVSCTYTYLLADLKTKEAVLIDPVLETAQRDAELVRELGLNLLYAANTHCHADHITGTGLLKKMLPGCRSVISRDSGALADILIREGHALEFGAFALEARSTPGHTDGCLTYVLRDRTMAFTGDALLIRGCGRTDFQQGSPETLYRSVHEKIFTLPGDCLIYPAHDYTGQTVSTVEEERTLNPRLTQSCEAFVQLMNNLNLPQPQQIDFAVPANLKCGIQDAAI; encoded by the exons ATGGAATATTTGCTGCTTCCCTCCGGAGACCTGGTACCTACCTGGTCCCTGAATTTTCTCTCATCCAGAGAGGCCGGAAAAGAAAACTGGGGCAGACagcaaaagagggagagaaaccagCCCATTGGCCGGAGATGGGAG CTCTTTGAGCCCGTGAGCTGCACCTACACCTACCTGCTCGCGGACCTGAAGACCAAGGAGGCGGTTCTGATCGACCCGGTTCTGGAGACGGCCCAGCGGGACGCGGAGCTAGTGAGGGAGCTGGGCCTCAACTTACTGTATGCAG CCAACACCCACTGCCACGCCGACCACATCACGGGCACCGGGCTGCTGAAGAAGATGCTGCCCGGCTGCCGCAGTGTGATCTCCCGGGACAGCGGGGCCTTGGCCGACATCCTCATCCGCGAGGGCCACGCCCTGGAATTCGGGGCCTTC GCCCTGGAAGCCCGCTCCACCCCCGGACACACGGACGGCTGCCTGACCTACGTGCTCAGGGACAGGACCATGGCCTTCACCGGGGACGCCCTGCTGATCCGGGGCTGTGGCCGCACCGACTTCCAGCAGG GCTCCCCGGAGACCCTGTACCGCTCCGTGCACGAGAAAATCTTCACGCTCCCCGGAGACTGTCTGATCTACCCCGCCCACGACTACACGG gccagacGGTGTCGACAGTGGAGGAAGAGAGGACCCTGAACCCCCGACTGACCCAGAGCTGCGAGGCCTTTGTCCAGCTGATGAACAACTTGAACCTTCCTCAACCCCAACAAATTG ATTTTGCTGTCCCAGCGAACCTCAAGTGTGGGATACAGGATGCAGCGATTTAG
- the LOC128827288 gene encoding persulfide dioxygenase ETHE1, mitochondrial-like isoform X2 produces MWLSRSCPAAAAAAARRALPLRPYCTRRAQRQGLLFRQLFEPVSCTYTYLLADLKTKEAVLIDPVLETAQRDAELVRELGLNLLYAANTHCHADHITGTGLLKKMLPGCRSVISRDSGALADILIREGHALEFGAFALEARSTPGHTDGCLTYVLRDRTMAFTGDALLIRGCGRTDFQQGSPETLYRSVHEKIFTLPGDCLIYPAHDYTGQTVSTVEEERTLNPRLTQSCEAFVQLMNNLNLPQPQQIDFAVPANLKCGIQDAAI; encoded by the exons ATGTGGCTGTCCCGGAGCTGCCCGGCCGCGGCCGCGGCCGCTGCCCGGCGGGCCCTGCCCCTGCGACCCTACTGCACCCGCCGCGCCCAGcgccaggggctgctcttccgGCAG CTCTTTGAGCCCGTGAGCTGCACCTACACCTACCTGCTCGCGGACCTGAAGACCAAGGAGGCGGTTCTGATCGACCCGGTTCTGGAGACGGCCCAGCGGGACGCGGAGCTAGTGAGGGAGCTGGGCCTCAACTTACTGTATGCAG CCAACACCCACTGCCACGCCGACCACATCACGGGCACCGGGCTGCTGAAGAAGATGCTGCCCGGCTGCCGCAGTGTGATCTCCCGGGACAGCGGGGCCTTGGCCGACATCCTCATCCGCGAGGGCCACGCCCTGGAATTCGGGGCCTTC GCCCTGGAAGCCCGCTCCACCCCCGGACACACGGACGGCTGCCTGACCTACGTGCTCAGGGACAGGACCATGGCCTTCACCGGGGACGCCCTGCTGATCCGGGGCTGTGGCCGCACCGACTTCCAGCAGG GCTCCCCGGAGACCCTGTACCGCTCCGTGCACGAGAAAATCTTCACGCTCCCCGGAGACTGTCTGATCTACCCCGCCCACGACTACACGG gccagacGGTGTCGACAGTGGAGGAAGAGAGGACCCTGAACCCCCGACTGACCCAGAGCTGCGAGGCCTTTGTCCAGCTGATGAACAACTTGAACCTTCCTCAACCCCAACAAATTG ATTTTGCTGTCCCAGCGAACCTCAAGTGTGGGATACAGGATGCAGCGATTTAG